From a single Vitis vinifera cultivar Pinot Noir 40024 chromosome 18, ASM3070453v1 genomic region:
- the LOC100249415 gene encoding uncharacterized oxidoreductase At4g09670, whose translation MAETLIQFGILGCAEVARKVSRAITLAPNATLYAVGSRSLEKATRFATANGFPPSAKIYGSYEAVLDDPNVDAVYMPLPTSLHLKWAVLAAEKEKHVLLEKPAALNVAELDQILEACESNGVQFMDGTMWLHHPRTAKMKEFLSDPQRFGQLKSVQSCFTFLADSDFLENDIRVKPDLDALGVLGDVGWYCIGAILFAADYELPKSVIALPGTIFNKAGVLTSCGASLIWEDGKVATFNCSFEANLTMNVTAIGTKGTLQVHDFVIPFKEDSVAFSAGIESWFNELVTGWRTMPSEHVVTTNLPQDALMVREFSGLVADIKRNGSKPEQKWPTISRKTQLVLDAVKAALERGL comes from the exons ATGGCCGAAACGCTTATCCAATTCGGGATTTTGGGCTGCGCCGAAGTAGCGCGCAAGGTATCGAGAGCGATAACGCTAGCTCCCAATGCCACGCTGTACGCCGTCGGCAGCCGTTCGCTGGAGAAGGCCACGAGATTCGCCACCGCCAACGGATTCCCTCCCTCGGCTAAGATTTACGGCAGCTACGAGGCGGTGCTGGATGACCCCAACGTTGACGCCGTGTACATGCCGCTGCCAACGAGCTTGCACTTGAAGTGGGCAGTGCTGGCGGCGGAGAAGGAGAAGCATGTGCTTCTGGAGAAGCCTGCGGCTCTGAATGTGGCGGAGTTGGATCAGATTTTGGAGGCGTGCGAATCCAATGGAGTGCAGTTTATGGACGGCACAATGTGGCTACACCACCCTCGGACGGCTAAGATGAAGGAGTTCCTTTCCGATCCGCAGCGTTTTGGACAACTCAAATCG GTGCAATCCTGCTTTACATTTTTGGCTGATTCTGATTTTCTTGAGAATGACATTCGTGTTAAGCCAGACCTGGATGCCCTTGGTGTTCTTGGTGATGTTGGGTGGTATTGCATCGGGGCAATCCTGTTTGCTGCTGACTATGAACTGCCTAAATCAGTGATAGCTTTGCCTGGGACCATTTTCAATAAAGCAGGGGTACTTACATCATGCGGGGCTTCTCTAATATGGGAAGATGGGAAAGTGGCGACCTTCAACTGCTCCTTCGAAGCCAATTTGACAATGAATGTAACTGCTATTGGAACAAAGGGAACTTTGCAGGTTCATGACTTCGTTATTCCTTTTAAGGAGGACAGTGTTGCTTTTTCCGCTGGTATAGAGTCTTGGTTCAATGAACTCGTGACAGGGTGGAGAACAATGCCAAGCGAGCATGTCGTCACAACAAATCTTCCTCAGGACGCTCTCATGGTGAGAGAATTTTCCGGTTTGGTTGCAGACATCAAAAGAAATGGTTCAAAACCTGAACAAAAGTGGCCAACTATCAGTAGGAAGACGCAACTGGTGCTGGATGCTGTGAAGGCCGCACTTGAGCGGGGGCTTTAG